The following proteins come from a genomic window of Aquimarina sp. MAR_2010_214:
- a CDS encoding TonB-dependent receptor — translation MEKLKITLLILICTLTSNILAQEKTITGTVYDTSGRPVVGASVIIKNTTKGTTSDFDGNYTINTKEKDVLEISYVGFITQEIVVNDQTKIDVSLQEDVSQLEEIIVVAYGTQKKETITSSIVSIKSEELKDVTTPDVTTMLQGKVAGVRLGASSGSPGSVPNILIRGSSSLGGRVTPLWVVDGVIQHSIPIINPNDVQSISVLKDASATSLYGSRGANGVVIVTTKRGTSGKSEISVSSRVAINTFNTGKFEVMDSRQLYEYHTQFSNSQPWFAPELLDRNYDWIENGTQDGFVKDVNVSFTSGTEKLKLFINGGYYNETGTLRGNELDRYTYRMNLDYDITKRLKISPKLSFSFDNRDKIAEAPLYELYLNLPWDNPYDAEGKPINAQEASDWLGRDQRNYLHDQQWNYFSNNTFNLSSNFDFEYQVVPNLVFKSVNNFTYYRYKSKAYTDPRSISGLATGGSISDRIDERFTKLTTQTLQYSNVFEEHSITALGGYEYNDYKYENVDVTGNGIVAGTEVLNVASETGEISGFKNDYALQSFFLSANYGFSNRYYLKASIRRDGASNFGLDDQYGNFFSIGAGWNIHNEAFFNRNVINELKLRASYGSVGNRPSSLYPYQGTYRLNTQYIGTPGAVLDQLGNPDLSWEKSYEANIAIDTRLFDKVSATFEYYNKDTSDLLYFVNLPDVTGYSGFWENVGGLTNTGYEAAISVDVIQNKNFEWNLGFNIGFNKNEITELFDGQTEIPRGSKIFKIGEDSSSWYIRKWLGVDPDNGNPLWEVVDPDTGERTETSNWNDATLQVVDASSPDFIGGFDSRLSYKNVSLSTNFNFSKGGKLYNGARELFDSDGVYTTFNQQVLADDWNRWEKPGDIATHPLAVEGGNNNSNKRSSRYLEDASYLRMTNVTLSYNLPQNVLSKVGISNFSVYVSGDNLLTFTKYSGVDPAVTGNPDNDDPNNIGLSGSPGLTYPIPKRYALGVNVSF, via the coding sequence ATGGAAAAATTAAAGATTACCCTATTGATCCTTATATGTACTCTTACAAGTAACATATTAGCTCAAGAAAAAACGATAACGGGAACAGTTTATGACACATCAGGCAGACCTGTTGTAGGAGCTTCTGTTATAATTAAAAACACTACAAAAGGAACTACGTCAGATTTTGATGGAAATTATACCATAAACACGAAAGAAAAAGATGTTCTTGAAATATCTTATGTAGGATTTATTACACAAGAAATAGTGGTAAATGATCAAACAAAAATAGATGTTTCCCTACAAGAAGATGTTAGCCAATTAGAAGAAATCATTGTTGTAGCCTATGGTACACAAAAGAAAGAAACAATCACCTCATCGATAGTGAGTATCAAATCAGAAGAACTAAAAGATGTTACAACTCCCGATGTGACTACGATGTTACAAGGAAAAGTTGCGGGAGTACGTTTAGGAGCTTCTAGTGGTAGCCCGGGATCTGTGCCAAATATATTAATACGAGGCTCTTCGTCTCTAGGAGGTAGAGTAACTCCATTGTGGGTGGTTGATGGTGTAATACAACATAGTATACCTATAATTAACCCAAATGATGTTCAATCTATATCCGTACTTAAAGATGCTTCTGCGACATCACTTTATGGATCTCGTGGTGCAAATGGTGTAGTTATCGTTACTACAAAACGAGGAACTTCAGGTAAGTCAGAAATTAGTGTAAGTTCAAGAGTAGCTATAAACACATTTAATACTGGGAAATTTGAAGTTATGGACTCGCGACAATTATATGAGTATCATACACAATTCTCAAATTCTCAACCTTGGTTTGCTCCAGAATTATTAGATCGAAATTATGATTGGATCGAAAACGGAACTCAAGATGGTTTTGTTAAGGATGTAAATGTATCATTTACTTCGGGAACCGAAAAACTGAAACTATTTATCAATGGAGGATATTACAATGAAACAGGAACCTTGCGAGGGAATGAATTGGATAGGTATACATATCGAATGAATTTAGATTATGATATTACGAAACGTTTAAAAATAAGCCCTAAACTGTCATTTAGCTTTGATAACAGAGACAAAATTGCAGAGGCTCCCTTATACGAATTGTATCTAAACCTACCTTGGGATAATCCTTATGATGCAGAAGGTAAACCAATTAATGCACAAGAAGCTTCTGATTGGTTAGGTAGAGACCAAAGAAATTATTTACATGATCAGCAATGGAACTACTTCTCTAATAATACATTTAACCTAAGTTCTAATTTTGATTTTGAGTATCAAGTTGTTCCCAACCTGGTTTTTAAATCAGTAAATAATTTTACATATTATCGCTATAAATCAAAAGCATACACAGATCCCAGATCAATTTCTGGATTAGCCACTGGTGGTAGCATAAGTGATAGGATAGACGAGCGATTTACCAAATTAACAACCCAGACATTACAATATTCAAATGTGTTCGAAGAGCATTCTATAACTGCTTTAGGAGGATATGAGTATAATGATTATAAATATGAAAATGTAGATGTAACGGGTAATGGTATTGTTGCAGGAACAGAAGTTTTAAATGTAGCAAGTGAAACTGGAGAGATAAGTGGATTCAAGAACGATTATGCTTTACAATCATTTTTTCTATCTGCTAATTATGGGTTTAGCAATCGATATTATCTAAAAGCTTCTATACGTAGAGATGGAGCTTCAAATTTTGGATTAGATGACCAATACGGTAATTTCTTTTCAATAGGAGCAGGATGGAACATACATAATGAAGCTTTTTTTAATAGAAATGTTATTAATGAACTTAAATTACGCGCGAGTTATGGATCTGTAGGAAACAGACCATCATCTTTATACCCATACCAAGGAACATATAGGTTAAATACACAATATATTGGTACTCCGGGAGCAGTATTAGATCAATTAGGAAATCCAGATTTAAGTTGGGAAAAATCGTATGAAGCAAATATTGCGATCGACACTAGATTGTTTGATAAGGTAAGCGCAACGTTTGAATATTATAACAAAGACACGTCTGATCTGTTGTACTTCGTGAATTTGCCTGATGTTACTGGATATAGCGGATTTTGGGAGAATGTAGGAGGGCTTACCAATACTGGATATGAAGCTGCGATTTCGGTCGATGTTATACAAAATAAAAATTTTGAATGGAATCTAGGATTTAACATTGGGTTTAACAAAAATGAAATTACAGAGTTGTTCGATGGACAAACAGAAATCCCTAGAGGATCCAAAATATTTAAAATCGGAGAAGACTCTAGTTCATGGTATATAAGAAAATGGTTAGGTGTTGATCCCGACAATGGAAATCCACTATGGGAAGTTGTTGATCCTGATACTGGAGAACGAACTGAAACTAGTAATTGGAATGATGCTACTCTACAAGTTGTTGATGCATCCTCACCAGATTTTATAGGAGGATTTGATTCTAGACTAAGCTATAAAAATGTATCACTTTCTACCAATTTTAATTTCTCTAAAGGAGGTAAACTATACAATGGTGCTAGAGAATTGTTTGACTCAGACGGAGTCTACACTACCTTTAATCAGCAAGTATTAGCAGATGATTGGAACAGGTGGGAAAAGCCGGGAGATATAGCAACACACCCTTTAGCTGTTGAAGGCGGTAATAACAATTCTAATAAGCGTTCGTCTCGTTATTTAGAAGATGCTAGTTATTTAAGAATGACAAATGTTACATTATCTTATAATTTACCGCAGAATGTGCTAAGTAAAGTAGGGATAAGCAACTTCAGTGTATATGTATCTGGAGATAATTTATTAACATTTACAAAGTATAGCGGTGTTGACCCAGCAGTTACAGGTAATCCAGATAATGATGATCCTAATAATATTGGTTTATCAGGAAGTCCCGGGTTAACGTATCCAATACCAAAACGCTATGCATTAGGTGTTAACGTATCATTTTAA
- a CDS encoding Gfo/Idh/MocA family protein, translating to MNSRRNFVKKTALASAGVSLLPNLSFGAMTNLTDKKLRLAFIGVGLRGMNHFNNALNRKDIDITAICDIDPERIKIALKKIDEANFSKPKVFGNSDHDYRNLLELEDVDAVIISTPWLWHTKMAVDAMKAGKYTGLEVSAANTIEECWDLVNTHEATGSHLMILENVNYRRDVLAVLNMVKQNVFGELLHFRCGYQHDLRFVKLNDGKSAYGKGVEFGEKGISESKWRTQHSVLRNGDVYPTHGVGPIATMCDINRGNRFTSLSSNATKAIGLHNYIVKHGGKEHPNAKVKFKQGDVITTTIETAKGETIIVTHDCNLPRPYSLGFRVQGANGLWEVDGSRMYIEGQSKPHQWDDADQWLKKYDHPLWQKYGELATGAGHGGMDFFVLNAFVESAKENIAPPLDVYDAAAWSSITPLSELSIENNGEPQDFPDFTRGMWVKRKPYNWIKSKY from the coding sequence ATGAATTCTAGACGAAATTTTGTTAAAAAAACAGCACTTGCCAGTGCAGGTGTATCACTACTACCCAACTTGTCTTTTGGAGCGATGACTAACTTAACTGATAAGAAGCTTAGGTTAGCTTTTATTGGAGTTGGATTAAGAGGGATGAATCATTTTAACAATGCTCTTAATAGAAAAGATATAGATATAACTGCTATCTGTGATATAGATCCTGAACGAATAAAAATAGCTTTAAAGAAAATTGATGAAGCTAATTTTTCAAAACCAAAAGTTTTTGGAAACAGTGATCACGACTACAGAAATTTACTAGAATTAGAGGATGTAGATGCAGTGATAATATCTACACCATGGTTATGGCACACTAAAATGGCTGTAGATGCTATGAAAGCAGGGAAATATACTGGTTTAGAAGTTTCTGCGGCTAATACTATTGAAGAATGTTGGGATTTGGTGAATACACATGAAGCAACTGGGTCACATTTAATGATCTTAGAAAATGTAAACTATCGTAGAGACGTCCTTGCTGTTCTAAATATGGTGAAGCAAAATGTTTTTGGAGAATTGCTCCATTTTAGATGTGGTTATCAGCATGACTTACGCTTTGTAAAATTAAATGATGGAAAATCTGCCTATGGTAAAGGCGTTGAGTTTGGAGAGAAAGGAATATCAGAATCCAAATGGAGAACTCAGCATTCTGTGCTAAGAAATGGAGATGTGTATCCTACTCATGGTGTAGGACCGATTGCTACAATGTGTGATATTAATAGAGGTAATCGTTTTACTTCATTAAGCTCTAATGCAACAAAAGCTATTGGATTACATAACTATATCGTAAAACATGGTGGGAAAGAGCATCCAAATGCAAAAGTGAAATTTAAGCAAGGAGATGTTATTACAACAACAATCGAAACCGCTAAAGGAGAAACGATCATTGTAACACATGATTGTAATTTGCCAAGACCTTATTCATTAGGGTTTAGAGTACAAGGAGCTAATGGATTATGGGAAGTTGATGGTAGTCGAATGTATATCGAAGGACAATCAAAACCACATCAATGGGATGATGCAGATCAATGGCTCAAAAAATATGATCATCCCTTATGGCAAAAATATGGCGAATTAGCTACAGGAGCAGGGCATGGAGGAATGGATTTCTTTGTTCTAAACGCGTTTGTAGAATCGGCAAAAGAAAATATTGCACCACCTCTTGATGTTTATGATGCAGCAGCTTGGAGCTCAATTACACCGCTATCAGAATTATCTATAGAAAATAATGGAGAACCACAAGATTTTCCCGATTTCACAAGAGGTATGTGGGTAAAACGTAAACCTTATAATTGGATAAAAAGTAAATATTAA
- a CDS encoding VCBS repeat-containing protein has product MRIYIYKIWIVFLMFTFLYSCKNPIDKLSSEKLFTKIPTEITGVTFENKILESEQLHYYKYLYIYIGGGVAAADFNNDGLEDLFFTSNIYHNKLFLNKGNFQFEDITIKAGIKKRAGFDTAVSVVDINNDGFLDIYINRAGWYEGDQKLANMLYVNNGDLTFTEQAKQHGLADTNRSIASTFFDYDKDGDLDVYIANAPAEFDLSGKILDIDKIQNSKETQSFRSSDKLYNNDGKGNFTDVSEQAGILPDLGFGLNAQVGDLNNDGWLDIYVSNDFIGPDFAYINNKNGTFSDKKNTLFKHISYYSMGSDIGDINNDGFNDLMVLDMSPEDHVRSKTTMSMMSIDRFNEMVKKDYHYQYMHNVMQLNNGNGTFSEIAQMSGLAQTDWSWSVLFADFDLDGLNDIYVTNGIYRDVVDRDMNIEINNTINKKRNTLKEKDFYEFTQKLPQQKLTNYLFKNKGNLKFDNITKDWSDEKPTFSNGAVYVDLDNDGDLDIVTNNLDENATILRNNARGINDNNFLQFTFKGLQKNVFGVGTTVKMYMNDGKVLTRQLINSRGYLSSMSNTLHFGIGKDDIVPKIEIIWSDGNKQHLTNIKANQSLSIDYVKSVKTARQSTNTESNTIFTESMVDFEHTEISFNDFDKQLLLPHKLSQTGPAIAKTDLNNDGLEDLFIGGAHNQTAQLLIASQEGNFKNVPVQDFIKDSLYEDVSASFFDADNDGDKDLYVVSGSYEFDPDSPLLQDRLYINEGDYNFNRSELKLPPINTAGSIVKASDFDQDGDVDLFIGSRVIPGKYPYAPTSYLLINENGKFIDKTDDLAPDLKKIGMVTSAEWNDIDNDNDLDLIVTGEWMGIEVFINDKKGLSRKEMYNDLSSTKGWWNKVLIVDIDKDGDKDIIAGNLGLNFKHEASKEKPFHVYTNDFDNNGTEDIMLAKYYKSKQVPVRGKHCTAEQIPYLKERIKTYSDFANSDIQEIIGETFQSAIHYQATEFRSGVFINYNAGFEFTPFPVEAQMTPINSILYEDFDGDHIKDLLMAGNNYHTEVETTRADAGIGVYLKGLSKGEFQPVKNSETGFYADKDVRNMLLITSQKRKAVIVVNNNGKHQRYEVN; this is encoded by the coding sequence ATGCGGATTTATATATATAAAATTTGGATTGTATTTTTGATGTTTACCTTTTTGTATTCTTGTAAGAATCCGATAGATAAATTATCATCAGAGAAATTATTTACAAAAATACCAACAGAGATTACAGGAGTAACTTTCGAGAACAAAATATTAGAATCAGAACAACTACATTATTATAAATATTTATACATCTATATCGGTGGAGGGGTAGCCGCAGCCGATTTCAATAATGATGGATTAGAAGATCTTTTCTTTACCTCTAATATCTATCATAATAAACTTTTTTTAAATAAAGGAAATTTTCAATTCGAAGATATTACCATAAAAGCAGGAATAAAAAAAAGAGCTGGTTTTGATACCGCAGTATCTGTTGTCGATATCAATAATGATGGTTTTTTAGATATCTATATTAATAGAGCAGGTTGGTATGAAGGAGATCAGAAACTTGCCAATATGCTATATGTAAACAATGGAGATCTCACCTTTACAGAACAAGCAAAACAACATGGATTAGCAGATACTAATCGATCGATCGCATCTACATTCTTTGATTATGATAAAGATGGAGATCTGGATGTTTATATAGCTAATGCTCCAGCCGAGTTTGATTTATCAGGTAAAATACTAGATATAGATAAAATTCAGAATAGTAAAGAAACACAATCTTTTAGAAGTAGTGATAAGTTATATAATAATGACGGAAAGGGAAACTTTACAGATGTTTCAGAACAAGCAGGAATTCTACCAGATTTAGGCTTCGGGCTTAATGCACAGGTAGGAGATCTTAATAATGACGGTTGGCTAGATATTTATGTGTCTAATGATTTTATCGGACCTGATTTCGCCTATATAAATAATAAAAACGGAACCTTCTCAGACAAAAAGAACACACTTTTTAAGCACATCTCATATTATAGCATGGGAAGCGATATTGGAGATATTAATAACGATGGATTTAATGATTTAATGGTTTTAGATATGAGCCCAGAAGATCATGTTCGATCCAAAACAACCATGTCTATGATGTCTATTGATCGATTTAATGAAATGGTAAAAAAAGATTATCATTATCAGTACATGCATAATGTAATGCAACTAAATAATGGAAATGGTACTTTTAGTGAGATTGCTCAGATGTCTGGCCTTGCGCAAACAGACTGGAGTTGGTCTGTGCTTTTTGCGGACTTTGATTTGGATGGATTAAACGATATTTATGTCACCAATGGTATTTATAGAGATGTTGTTGATCGTGATATGAACATTGAAATTAATAACACCATCAACAAAAAAAGAAATACCCTAAAAGAAAAAGATTTTTACGAATTCACCCAAAAATTACCCCAACAAAAATTAACTAACTATTTATTTAAAAATAAAGGAAATCTAAAATTTGATAATATAACTAAAGACTGGTCAGATGAAAAACCGACATTCTCAAACGGTGCGGTGTATGTTGATTTAGACAATGATGGCGATCTGGATATAGTTACTAATAATTTAGATGAAAATGCAACGATACTTAGAAATAATGCAAGAGGAATCAATGATAATAATTTTTTACAATTCACCTTTAAAGGATTACAGAAAAATGTATTCGGAGTTGGAACAACCGTAAAAATGTATATGAATGATGGGAAAGTACTAACTCGACAACTCATAAACTCCAGAGGATATCTTTCTTCTATGTCGAATACATTGCATTTTGGGATAGGAAAAGATGATATAGTTCCCAAAATTGAGATCATTTGGTCTGATGGGAATAAGCAACATCTTACGAATATAAAAGCAAACCAATCATTAAGTATTGATTACGTCAAAAGTGTTAAAACAGCAAGACAAAGTACCAATACAGAATCTAATACAATTTTTACAGAATCTATGGTAGATTTCGAGCATACTGAAATCTCTTTCAATGATTTTGATAAACAATTATTATTACCACATAAACTATCACAAACAGGACCTGCAATAGCAAAAACAGATCTTAATAACGACGGATTAGAAGATCTTTTTATAGGAGGAGCACATAACCAAACTGCACAACTATTAATAGCTTCACAAGAAGGGAATTTCAAAAATGTACCTGTGCAGGATTTTATAAAAGATAGTTTGTATGAAGATGTAAGTGCTAGTTTTTTTGATGCGGATAATGATGGAGATAAAGATTTATATGTAGTAAGCGGAAGTTACGAGTTTGATCCAGACTCACCACTATTACAAGACAGATTATATATCAATGAAGGAGATTATAATTTTAATCGATCAGAATTGAAATTACCACCTATTAATACTGCTGGTTCTATTGTAAAAGCTTCAGATTTTGATCAAGATGGAGATGTTGACCTATTTATAGGAAGTCGTGTAATCCCAGGAAAATACCCATATGCACCAACAAGTTACTTGTTAATTAATGAAAATGGAAAATTTATAGATAAAACAGATGATTTGGCACCAGATCTAAAAAAGATTGGTATGGTGACTAGTGCAGAATGGAATGATATAGATAACGATAATGATTTGGATCTAATCGTTACCGGAGAATGGATGGGTATTGAAGTTTTTATTAATGATAAAAAAGGGCTTTCTAGAAAAGAAATGTATAATGATTTATCGTCAACCAAGGGGTGGTGGAATAAAGTTTTGATCGTTGATATCGATAAGGATGGAGACAAAGATATAATAGCTGGAAATTTAGGATTAAACTTCAAACATGAAGCATCAAAAGAAAAACCCTTTCACGTATATACAAATGATTTTGATAATAATGGTACAGAAGATATTATGTTGGCCAAATATTATAAATCGAAGCAAGTTCCTGTGAGAGGTAAGCATTGTACAGCAGAACAAATACCGTACTTAAAAGAAAGGATAAAAACGTACAGCGATTTTGCCAATAGTGATATTCAGGAAATAATAGGAGAAACTTTTCAATCAGCTATTCATTATCAAGCTACAGAATTTAGGTCTGGTGTTTTTATAAATTATAACGCTGGTTTTGAATTCACCCCATTTCCTGTAGAAGCTCAAATGACCCCGATTAATAGTATTCTTTATGAAGATTTTGATGGGGATCATATTAAAGATTTACTAATGGCAGGAAATAATTATCATACAGAGGTAGAAACCACTCGTGCAGATGCAGGTATAGGTGTTTATCTAAAAGGACTCTCAAAAGGAGAATTTCAGCCTGTAAAAAACTCTGAAACTGGATTTTACGCAGATAAAGATGTGAGAAATATGCTGCTAATAACCTCTCAAAAAAGGAAAGCTGTTATTGTGGTAAATAATAATGGTAAGCATC
- a CDS encoding RagB/SusD family nutrient uptake outer membrane protein: MKKLIILLPAIAFILHSCELEKNPYEQISVDELFSDPESIETATIGNYALLKGDKGFDGWVDDLHRISEYAGDNVSLSGGTTDHLFFLYNYQSIKTNSRVERFWRNSYKIAVGCNVIIEKIVEGESVETDQLLGENYYLRALTYFQMGNVFGRPYNQGASNLSIPLKLTSDITDRPDRQTIEQVYAQVINDLEKAEALMTVNKGASFASKEAAQALLSRVYLYKEDNIRAEEYADKVIASGNYALLSTDQFSKMNTLIPDQNKEAIFAVTLSSATDLLGGSDDWYTIGSFYANVEGKGWGEMYASRTYLDLIEKNPDDARKSFIEPQPEKDSDQNEFPAVYWVNDAYAYEFRRTTESGGITTFEDNGNTYTVESEIVDGKTVYYFNGTGGRQDVIKGVDLKKRNGHPKFYILKASLQENDIHLWSPMVSRLAEMYLNKAESLAKRGADQLALDNINIIRERAGIPTYTLANVPIGKTILDVVLEERRLELAYEGHRRYDVYRNGRTMNRKYPGTHLNGTNAFLEIPSTHPRVVEFIPEQQIILQPSLIQND, from the coding sequence ATGAAAAAATTAATAATACTACTACCTGCTATCGCATTTATACTACATTCCTGCGAGTTAGAAAAGAATCCTTATGAGCAGATTTCGGTAGATGAATTGTTTTCTGATCCAGAATCAATTGAAACAGCTACAATTGGTAATTACGCTTTGTTAAAAGGTGATAAAGGTTTTGACGGTTGGGTAGATGATCTACACAGAATATCAGAGTATGCCGGAGATAATGTAAGCCTTAGTGGAGGTACAACCGATCATTTATTCTTTTTATATAACTATCAATCCATAAAAACCAATTCTAGAGTAGAAAGATTTTGGCGTAATTCTTATAAAATTGCGGTGGGATGTAATGTAATTATTGAAAAAATTGTAGAAGGAGAATCGGTCGAAACTGATCAATTATTAGGAGAAAATTACTATCTAAGAGCGCTTACATATTTTCAAATGGGTAACGTATTTGGAAGACCTTATAATCAAGGAGCCTCTAACCTATCTATACCACTTAAGTTAACATCAGATATTACAGATAGACCAGACAGACAGACCATAGAGCAAGTGTATGCTCAAGTCATTAATGATTTAGAAAAAGCAGAAGCTTTGATGACAGTAAACAAAGGAGCATCTTTTGCTTCAAAAGAAGCTGCACAAGCATTATTATCCAGAGTATATTTATATAAGGAAGATAATATAAGAGCAGAAGAATATGCCGATAAGGTTATTGCATCTGGGAATTATGCTTTACTCTCAACAGATCAATTTTCTAAAATGAATACATTAATACCTGATCAAAATAAAGAAGCTATTTTTGCAGTAACATTAAGCTCTGCTACAGATCTTTTAGGAGGCTCAGATGACTGGTATACCATAGGATCTTTTTATGCCAATGTCGAAGGTAAAGGTTGGGGTGAGATGTATGCTTCGAGAACATATTTGGATTTAATAGAAAAAAACCCTGACGATGCAAGAAAATCATTTATAGAGCCACAGCCTGAAAAAGATAGTGATCAAAATGAATTCCCTGCTGTGTATTGGGTAAATGATGCATATGCATATGAATTTAGAAGAACAACTGAAAGCGGAGGAATAACTACGTTTGAAGATAATGGAAATACATATACCGTAGAATCTGAAATTGTAGATGGCAAAACCGTATATTATTTTAATGGTACTGGTGGTAGACAGGATGTTATTAAAGGTGTTGATCTTAAAAAACGTAATGGACACCCAAAATTCTATATTCTGAAAGCATCATTGCAAGAGAATGATATACATCTTTGGTCTCCAATGGTATCCCGTCTAGCAGAAATGTATTTAAACAAAGCTGAATCCTTAGCAAAAAGAGGTGCGGATCAGTTAGCCTTGGATAATATAAACATCATTAGAGAAAGAGCTGGTATTCCTACATATACATTAGCTAATGTTCCAATAGGAAAAACCATATTAGATGTTGTTTTAGAAGAGCGTAGATTAGAATTGGCATATGAAGGGCATAGAAGATATGATGTATATAGAAATGGTCGTACAATGAATAGAAAATACCCAGGTACGCATTTAAATGGAACAAATGCTTTTCTTGAAATACCATCTACACATCCAAGAGTTGTAGAATTCATCCCAGAACAACAGATCATTTTACAGCCATCATTAATTCAAAATGATTAA